The DNA region CCTCGATATCCGTTGTGCAGATTGATGATTGAAGGTCAGCCGAGCAGACCGGTGAGCCACTGCTGCCATGCGAGCTCGGCCCCGTCGGTGTCGGGCCCGAACAGGTGATGGAACATCAGCGCCAGGCCGGTGGGGGCCTGGTGGAAGGTGTAGAGGCCGTCGGAGGTGCGAATCTCGAAGCGCTCGTCGTCAGCCCACACCACTTCGCCGGAGAGCGGGGGCAGGCCCGCAGGTTCGGCGTGGATCGCTGCGCCCGCGACGAGCGGGGTCGGCAGCGCGAGCGCCTGGGTGAGCGCGGCCCGCACCTGCTGCCCGGAAGACCCTGTCCCGACACCGAATACGGGAACCCCGATGCGCCCGGGGAAGTAGCGCAGGTACTCACGCAGCGTGTTCAGGTGGAACGACCAGCCGCGACGCAGCGCATCGTATTCGTCCTGCCAGTCGTCACCCAGCACGCCGCTGTGGACCACCCGCAGCACGGTGCTGCCGCCCTCACGCCCCTCGATGAGGTACTCGAAGGCCATGAATCGGCCTTCCTCGTCCGTGCCGGTGCGCGTCGCGAACCGTTTACCCGGCTCGTACGCGGTGATCACGCCTTCTTCCCGCCGGCCTCCGGTGTCCATGGCCGAGATCCCGCCTTCGCGCGCCTCGATCTCGTTGCGCCCCATGAACCAGGAGTCGACTCCGGGTCCGGTGGCGATCGCTCCCACACCTGCTCGGGAGTGGCAGGCAGGTGCTCTTCAAGTTCGATCT from Nocardia tengchongensis includes:
- a CDS encoding SRPBCC domain-containing protein, which gives rise to MGAIATGPGVDSWFMGRNEIEAREGGISAMDTGGRREEGVITAYEPGKRFATRTGTDEEGRFMAFEYLIEGREGGSTVLRVVHSGVLGDDWQDEYDALRRGWSFHLNTLREYLRYFPGRIGVPVFGVGTGSSGQQVRAALTQALALPTPLVAGAAIHAEPAGLPPLSGEVVWADDERFEIRTSDGLYTFHQAPTGLALMFHHLFGPDTDGAELAWQQWLTGLLG